A DNA window from Niabella yanshanensis contains the following coding sequences:
- a CDS encoding glycosyl transferase family 90, producing MRIKKTFKPVYYFNAYSNHTRLLLGGRKNINAVLKDISQFDIEYLKDRVNYYNKLETITPIGNDAPAIETFKRLEKPDKFSTYHHDSLEYLIYYKPELRLNYVFGDITYVPDSPSIIKSRPVKANENSVVLKLDRTRHYRFVEDEIPFGNKKNILISRGAVEQPHRAAFYKMYFEHPLCDLGHVCPRGGYDEWVKPYMSIPEQLQYKFVLSLEGFDVATNLKWVMSSSSIAVMPRAKYETWFMEGRLIPDQHYICIKDDYSDLEEKLDYYINHPQQAMAIIKNANEYVRQFQNTKQERIINLLVLDKYFYYTGQTSNWILR from the coding sequence ATGCGAATAAAAAAAACTTTTAAGCCGGTTTATTATTTCAATGCCTATTCCAATCACACCAGGTTGTTATTGGGGGGCAGAAAGAATATTAATGCGGTATTAAAAGATATTTCGCAGTTCGATATTGAATATTTGAAAGACCGGGTTAACTATTACAACAAATTAGAAACTATAACGCCAATAGGCAATGACGCTCCTGCGATAGAAACATTTAAGAGGCTGGAGAAGCCCGATAAATTTTCAACTTATCATCATGATAGTTTAGAATACCTGATTTATTATAAGCCGGAGTTGAGGTTGAATTACGTATTTGGCGATATCACTTATGTACCGGATTCCCCTTCGATCATCAAAAGCAGGCCGGTTAAGGCGAACGAGAACTCTGTCGTATTAAAACTGGACAGGACCCGGCATTACAGGTTTGTGGAAGATGAAATTCCTTTCGGGAATAAAAAAAATATACTAATCAGCAGGGGAGCAGTGGAACAACCCCACCGGGCCGCTTTTTATAAGATGTATTTTGAACATCCGCTGTGTGATTTAGGGCATGTGTGTCCCAGGGGCGGGTATGATGAATGGGTAAAACCCTACATGTCGATACCCGAACAGCTTCAATACAAATTTGTGCTTAGTCTGGAAGGGTTTGATGTGGCTACCAATTTAAAGTGGGTAATGTCGTCATCAAGTATTGCGGTAATGCCCCGCGCTAAATATGAAACCTGGTTTATGGAAGGCCGGCTGATCCCGGATCAGCACTATATTTGTATAAAAGACGATTACTCTGATCTGGAAGAGAAACTGGACTATTATATCAATCATCCTCAACAGGCGATGGCAATTATTAAAAATGCCAACGAGTATGTGCGACAGTTTCAAAATACGAAGCAGGAGCGCATCATCAACCTGTTAGTTCTGGATAAGTATTTTTATTACACAGGACAAACGTCCAACTGGATATTGAGATAG
- a CDS encoding PNGase F N-terminal domain-containing protein — MKPLRLIIGIVTFTLYTSLAVGQIPFQSDNNTYRITYTSSVNGKTSPNQNRIVVFTNARQTLITNEKDFKGEGKYPLEVSLVNRTNLSQQLYTLLDHANCIATIDSTAIKNQQIELQEGNKKILGYNCKKAKTVVNSNTIEFWYTSDLPVKGAPTVLGQNLGLVLEMIRNGNFVMSADEVKKTAYTNPSRFASIKPRLFDLLSYRDEIWRNRFTTIELFKDQLINFSDTATVKPDVMRFANGTIVVKKVKFPSLADAKTVFLDLQEQSNGDAYDRTGTVFLIPVDKKQSFLDGLKNGVSTLPVFENGNGKKYQGVAATVDYSPAIELMRFFTPFGIKQYNHIQLKGKDWHQVVPYRQDITAYASLLDGKEVYIGVFIGNYDKGGHKINAAITVHRGGDEPPKKVVSLFNTLNIMEMAGQEYATMFDKPEGLTVQFELNEAISSAVLRYTTTGHGGWGNGDEFVPKENTILFDEKTIFKMVPWREDCGSYRLFNPASGNFATGLSSSDLSRSNWCPGTVTNPFVVQLGNLSAGKHTIQVRIPQGAREGSSFSAWNVSGVIVGD; from the coding sequence ATGAAGCCGCTACGCTTAATAATTGGTATCGTCACCTTTACATTATATACATCATTAGCTGTAGGGCAAATTCCCTTTCAGTCTGATAATAATACTTATCGGATCACTTATACTTCTTCAGTCAATGGAAAGACATCGCCTAACCAGAACAGGATTGTAGTATTTACAAATGCGCGGCAGACGCTCATTACCAATGAAAAGGATTTTAAGGGAGAAGGTAAATACCCGTTGGAGGTTTCATTGGTTAACAGAACTAATCTTTCACAGCAATTATATACTCTACTCGATCATGCAAATTGTATCGCCACTATCGATTCTACTGCCATAAAAAATCAGCAAATTGAATTACAGGAAGGAAACAAAAAAATATTGGGTTACAACTGTAAAAAAGCAAAAACGGTTGTCAATTCCAATACCATCGAGTTTTGGTACACAAGCGATTTGCCTGTAAAGGGCGCGCCAACTGTATTAGGCCAAAACCTGGGACTGGTATTGGAAATGATTCGCAACGGCAATTTTGTAATGAGCGCTGACGAGGTAAAGAAAACTGCCTATACAAATCCATCCCGGTTTGCTTCTATCAAGCCAAGGCTGTTTGATCTTTTAAGCTATCGCGACGAAATCTGGCGTAATCGTTTTACCACTATAGAATTGTTTAAAGACCAGCTGATCAACTTCTCTGACACTGCGACCGTCAAGCCGGATGTAATGCGATTTGCCAATGGAACGATTGTGGTGAAGAAAGTCAAGTTTCCTTCCCTGGCCGATGCAAAGACGGTTTTTTTAGACTTACAGGAGCAGTCTAACGGAGACGCCTATGATCGAACGGGTACGGTATTCTTAATCCCGGTTGATAAAAAACAATCCTTTCTGGATGGCCTGAAAAACGGGGTATCAACCTTGCCCGTTTTTGAAAATGGAAACGGCAAAAAATACCAGGGTGTAGCAGCCACGGTAGATTATAGTCCTGCGATTGAATTAATGCGTTTTTTTACGCCGTTCGGAATTAAACAGTATAATCATATTCAGTTAAAAGGTAAAGACTGGCACCAGGTGGTTCCCTACAGGCAGGATATAACAGCTTATGCCTCTCTGCTGGACGGCAAGGAAGTTTATATAGGTGTATTCATCGGCAACTATGATAAAGGAGGGCATAAAATAAACGCCGCTATTACCGTTCACAGGGGAGGAGACGAGCCGCCCAAAAAAGTGGTGTCACTGTTTAATACCCTTAACATTATGGAAATGGCCGGGCAGGAATATGCTACTATGTTTGATAAGCCAGAGGGATTAACGGTTCAGTTTGAATTGAACGAAGCTATCAGTAGTGCGGTTCTCCGATATACCACTACCGGGCATGGGGGCTGGGGCAACGGTGATGAGTTTGTGCCCAAAGAAAATACGATCTTATTTGATGAAAAGACCATTTTTAAAATGGTTCCCTGGAGAGAAGATTGCGGATCTTACCGGTTATTCAATCCGGCATCTGGAAATTTTGCAACAGGTTTGTCTTCTTCCGATCTGAGCCGCTCCAACTGGTGCCCTGGTACTGTAACCAATCCTTTTGTAGTACAGCTGGGAAATTTGTCAGCCGGAAAGCATACTATACAGGTGCGGATACCGCAAGGCGCCCGGGAAGGCAGCAGCTTTAGCGCCTGGAATGTGAGTGGTGTGATTGTGGGTGATTAG
- a CDS encoding valine--tRNA ligase: protein MQLSKNFEPAQVEQLWTNRWKEQKYFESKPDGRPAFTVVIPPPNVTGVLHMGHTLNETVQDILVRRARMTGFNACWVPGSDHASIATEAKVVQMLREKGIDKNTLTRDEFLKYAFEWKDKYGGIIYNQIERLGCSVDWSRVTFTMDDHYYDAVIKVFVDLYKKGMIYRGARMINWDPVAKTALSDEEVEYREVQSKLYYVRYKLDQQSFDALGEPATKYWTLTDLLNKAKSTVKNFLNKIKTDKSNSIEKTIIGNVTEEGALFLTQLTGVEITAEYTHTIDRSSFNHVINNHGNESIEESRGQLAITESDFELIIDVLNQPDEIMASGVTHQGKETITYSKQLNDGTIIYLEEIRTGRKELSLVTMRKMKGKTGLESSLTNRRAMPSVEAESFSHTSETTPVNTKLPKVIDFAIFAGNEEPVNDYITIATTRPETILGDTAICVNPNDERYQHLKGAYAFVPLINRRIPLIFDEYVDMEFGTGALKITPAHDINDYNLGLKHNLEVIDTLNDDGTLSDAAQLYIGEDRFDVRKKIATDLEASGNLVKTEDINNKNGFSQRSNAVVEPKISTQWFLKMAELAEPALKAVVEGDIKIHPGDRFLATYKHWLENVKDWCISRQLWWGQQIPAWYTPDGACVVGATKDEAFSSLSGSQWTIDDLRQDSDVLDTWFSSWLWPSQVFKGVTEPGNEELKYYYPTSVLVTGQDIIFFWVARMVMAGLEYEKEIPFKDVYFTGMVRDKLGRKMSKSLGNSPDLLELIDKYGADAVRFGIMIAAPAGNDLLFDEASLEQGRNFNNKIWNALKLVKMWEENPNGVTQDDKNTNDDFAAQWMRNRINEARIEVERLLKEFKLSEALKTIYSLIWDDFCSWYLEWQKPEFGGATLNSKLQATIGFFEELLQLLHPYMPFITEEIYHQLRQQRDDLSVKQFDVAGTVDSKIIAQGEILKNVISAVRDARVKNSIKNKESIKLYIQAENRGDYEALFSILEKQVNAEGIAFTDAAVEKCINVLVQKDKLFIETQTELDTTAQKEQLEKDIVYLEGFLASVEKKLGNERFVQNAKPEVVDIERKKKADAEEKIIALREALASL from the coding sequence ATGCAATTATCGAAAAATTTTGAACCTGCACAGGTTGAGCAGCTTTGGACCAATCGTTGGAAAGAACAAAAATATTTTGAAAGTAAGCCGGATGGCAGGCCTGCTTTTACAGTGGTCATTCCACCTCCCAATGTAACCGGTGTTTTACACATGGGGCACACATTGAATGAAACTGTCCAGGATATTTTGGTGCGTAGGGCCAGAATGACCGGCTTTAATGCCTGCTGGGTACCGGGCAGCGACCATGCCTCAATTGCTACTGAAGCTAAAGTGGTGCAGATGCTGCGTGAAAAAGGCATCGATAAGAATACGTTAACCAGGGACGAATTCCTCAAATATGCATTTGAATGGAAGGATAAATATGGTGGTATTATTTATAACCAGATTGAACGCCTGGGCTGTAGCGTAGACTGGAGCCGCGTGACTTTCACAATGGACGATCATTATTATGACGCCGTAATAAAAGTATTCGTAGACCTGTATAAAAAAGGAATGATATACCGCGGCGCCCGTATGATCAACTGGGACCCGGTTGCTAAAACTGCTTTAAGCGATGAAGAAGTGGAGTATCGTGAGGTGCAGAGCAAGCTGTATTATGTACGCTATAAGCTGGATCAGCAATCTTTTGACGCTTTGGGCGAGCCGGCAACAAAGTACTGGACCTTGACAGATTTATTGAACAAAGCAAAATCTACGGTTAAGAATTTTCTGAATAAAATAAAAACTGACAAATCCAACTCAATAGAAAAAACCATTATTGGTAATGTAACAGAAGAAGGTGCATTGTTTTTGACGCAACTTACAGGTGTAGAAATTACGGCAGAATATACACACACTATTGATAGAAGCAGCTTTAATCATGTAATTAATAACCACGGGAACGAAAGTATTGAAGAGAGCAGGGGCCAATTGGCAATAACAGAAAGCGATTTTGAATTAATCATTGATGTGTTAAACCAGCCCGATGAAATAATGGCTTCCGGTGTTACTCATCAGGGAAAAGAAACGATTACTTATTCAAAGCAATTGAATGATGGTACTATCATCTACCTGGAAGAAATAAGAACCGGGCGCAAAGAGCTAAGCCTTGTAACGATGCGTAAAATGAAAGGGAAGACTGGTTTAGAATCTTCCCTTACAAACAGGCGAGCTATGCCTTCCGTCGAAGCGGAATCCTTCTCTCACACGTCCGAAACGACTCCTGTTAATACAAAGTTACCAAAAGTTATTGATTTTGCCATTTTTGCGGGTAATGAGGAACCGGTAAATGACTACATCACTATCGCCACTACGCGCCCGGAAACTATTTTGGGCGATACTGCTATTTGTGTAAACCCTAATGATGAGCGATACCAGCATTTGAAGGGTGCTTATGCCTTTGTGCCGTTGATTAATCGTCGCATCCCGTTGATTTTTGATGAGTATGTAGACATGGAATTTGGTACAGGTGCATTAAAGATCACACCTGCACATGATATCAATGACTATAACCTTGGGTTAAAGCATAATCTGGAAGTTATTGATACTTTAAACGATGACGGTACTTTAAGCGATGCTGCGCAGCTTTATATTGGAGAAGACCGGTTTGACGTTCGCAAAAAGATCGCAACTGATCTGGAAGCATCGGGTAACCTGGTGAAAACAGAGGATATCAATAATAAGAATGGTTTCTCACAAAGAAGCAATGCGGTAGTTGAACCAAAAATCTCTACCCAGTGGTTTTTGAAAATGGCAGAGCTGGCTGAGCCGGCGCTTAAAGCAGTGGTAGAAGGCGATATCAAAATTCATCCGGGTGACCGCTTCTTAGCGACGTACAAACACTGGCTGGAAAATGTTAAGGATTGGTGTATCAGCCGCCAGTTATGGTGGGGGCAGCAAATACCTGCCTGGTACACGCCAGATGGCGCCTGCGTTGTAGGCGCAACCAAAGATGAAGCATTTAGCAGTTTGTCGGGTAGTCAATGGACTATCGATGATCTTCGTCAGGACAGTGATGTACTGGATACCTGGTTCTCCTCCTGGTTATGGCCATCGCAGGTGTTTAAGGGTGTTACGGAGCCAGGCAACGAGGAACTGAAATACTACTACCCGACTTCGGTACTTGTAACCGGGCAGGATATTATTTTCTTCTGGGTAGCAAGAATGGTAATGGCTGGTTTGGAATATGAAAAAGAAATTCCGTTCAAGGATGTATACTTCACAGGTATGGTGCGCGACAAGTTGGGTCGTAAAATGTCTAAGTCTTTAGGTAATTCGCCAGATCTGCTGGAGCTGATTGATAAATATGGAGCAGATGCGGTACGCTTTGGTATTATGATTGCCGCCCCGGCAGGGAATGACCTGCTGTTTGATGAAGCTTCATTGGAGCAGGGGCGCAATTTTAATAATAAGATATGGAACGCGCTGAAGCTGGTAAAGATGTGGGAGGAAAATCCGAACGGCGTGACGCAGGATGATAAAAATACAAATGATGACTTTGCGGCCCAATGGATGCGCAATCGTATCAACGAAGCAAGGATAGAGGTTGAGCGCTTGTTAAAAGAGTTCAAATTAAGTGAAGCGCTGAAAACAATTTATTCGCTGATATGGGACGATTTCTGCAGCTGGTACCTGGAATGGCAAAAGCCTGAGTTTGGGGGCGCAACGCTCAACAGTAAATTACAGGCTACTATTGGATTTTTCGAAGAACTCTTGCAGTTGTTGCATCCTTATATGCCGTTTATTACTGAAGAAATTTATCATCAGTTAAGGCAGCAAAGAGATGACTTGTCCGTGAAACAGTTTGATGTCGCAGGGACTGTTGATAGCAAAATCATTGCACAGGGAGAAATATTGAAAAATGTGATCAGTGCTGTAAGAGATGCGCGGGTGAAGAACAGCATTAAAAACAAAGAGTCCATTAAGCTATATATCCAGGCTGAGAACCGCGGCGATTACGAAGCATTATTTAGTATTTTAGAAAAACAGGTAAATGCGGAAGGAATAGCTTTCACAGATGCCGCTGTCGAAAAATGTATCAACGTCCTGGTTCAAAAAGACAAGCTGTTTATTGAGACCCAAACCGAATTAGATACAACCGCTCAAAAGGAGCAATTAGAGAAAGATATCGTTTACCTGGAGGGATTCCTGGCATCAGTTGAGAAAAAGCTGGGTAACGAACGTTTTGTGCAGAATGCCAAACCTGAAGTAGTGGATATAGAGAGAAAGAAGAAGGCCGATGCGGAAGAGAAGATCATTGCCTTGAGAGAAGCGCTGGCGTCGTTGTAG
- a CDS encoding fumarate reductase/succinate dehydrogenase flavoprotein subunit — protein MLDSRIPEGKLEDKWNDYKGHCKLVNPANKRKLEIIVVGTGLAGASAAASLGELGYRVKAFCFQDSPRRAHSIAAQGGINAAKNYQNDGDSVFRLFYDTIKGGDYRAREANVHRLAEVSVNIIDQCVAQGVPFAREYGGLLNNRSFGGTQVKRTFYAAGQTGQQLLIGAYQALERQVALGNVQQYTRHEMLDIVMIDGKARGIIVRNLITGQLERYFGHAVILASGGYGNVFYLSTNAMGSNVTAAWKAHKKGAHFANPCFTQIHPTCIPVSGDHQSKLTLMSESLRNDGRIWVPKKQNDNRKANDIPEEERDYFLERRYPAFGNLVPRDVASRAAKERCDAGYGVGTTKQAVYLDFKYNLVNKYGRTEANKQGIQNPDQETLVRLGKEVVKEEYGNLFDMYEKITGENPYEVPMRIYPAVHYTMGGVWVDYELMTSVKGLYCLGEANFSDHGANRLGASALMQGLADGYFVLPYTIGNYLADEIAVKPIPTTDKAFVEAEAAVNARITQLMNIKGTQSVESFHKRLGKIMWEKCGMARNEQGLTEAIAEIQALKKEFWSNVRIPGGIHEMNPELDKANRVADFIELGELMCKDALERKESCGGHFREESQTEDGEALRNDEAFMHVAAWKYNGESNWELVKEPLDYEVIKPSQRNYK, from the coding sequence ATGCTTGATTCAAGAATACCCGAGGGTAAGTTGGAAGACAAATGGAATGATTATAAAGGTCATTGTAAGCTGGTAAACCCTGCTAACAAAAGAAAGTTAGAGATCATCGTGGTGGGAACCGGTTTGGCCGGGGCATCTGCAGCCGCTTCTTTAGGTGAGTTGGGCTACAGGGTAAAGGCTTTCTGTTTCCAGGACTCTCCGCGCAGGGCGCACTCTATTGCTGCGCAGGGTGGTATCAATGCGGCTAAAAACTATCAGAACGACGGGGATTCTGTTTTCCGTTTATTTTATGATACCATCAAAGGCGGTGATTACCGCGCGCGTGAGGCTAATGTTCATCGCCTGGCCGAAGTGAGTGTAAACATTATTGACCAGTGTGTGGCGCAGGGTGTACCTTTTGCCCGTGAGTATGGTGGTTTGTTAAATAACCGCTCTTTTGGCGGTACACAGGTAAAACGAACTTTTTATGCTGCCGGTCAAACCGGTCAGCAATTATTGATAGGCGCTTACCAGGCTTTGGAAAGGCAAGTGGCTTTAGGTAATGTGCAGCAGTATACCCGCCACGAAATGCTGGATATCGTAATGATTGACGGTAAAGCCCGTGGTATCATTGTTCGCAACCTGATCACAGGTCAGTTGGAAAGGTATTTCGGACATGCAGTAATACTGGCTTCCGGTGGATACGGGAACGTTTTTTATCTTTCTACCAACGCAATGGGTAGTAACGTAACCGCAGCATGGAAAGCCCATAAAAAAGGTGCGCATTTTGCGAACCCTTGCTTTACACAAATTCATCCCACCTGTATCCCTGTTTCGGGCGATCACCAAAGTAAGCTGACACTGATGTCAGAGTCACTGAGAAATGATGGTCGTATCTGGGTGCCTAAAAAGCAAAATGATAACCGCAAAGCCAACGATATACCTGAAGAAGAAAGAGATTATTTCCTGGAGCGGAGATACCCGGCCTTCGGTAACCTGGTACCTCGTGATGTGGCTTCGCGTGCGGCTAAAGAAAGATGTGATGCGGGTTATGGTGTAGGTACTACTAAACAGGCGGTTTACCTTGATTTTAAGTATAACCTGGTCAATAAATACGGAAGAACAGAAGCCAATAAACAGGGTATCCAAAATCCCGACCAGGAAACCCTGGTACGATTAGGTAAAGAAGTGGTGAAGGAAGAGTATGGTAACCTTTTCGATATGTACGAAAAAATTACCGGTGAAAACCCCTACGAAGTCCCAATGCGTATTTACCCGGCGGTGCACTATACTATGGGAGGTGTTTGGGTAGATTATGAACTGATGACTTCGGTAAAAGGTTTGTATTGCCTGGGTGAGGCCAACTTCAGTGATCACGGCGCCAACCGTTTAGGCGCTTCTGCACTGATGCAGGGACTGGCCGACGGTTACTTCGTTCTGCCTTATACAATTGGAAATTACCTGGCTGATGAAATTGCGGTGAAGCCCATACCTACTACAGATAAGGCTTTTGTTGAAGCGGAGGCCGCGGTGAATGCACGCATCACCCAGCTGATGAATATCAAAGGGACGCAGTCTGTTGAAAGTTTCCACAAACGTTTGGGTAAGATCATGTGGGAGAAATGTGGAATGGCGCGTAACGAGCAGGGATTAACGGAAGCTATTGCAGAGATACAGGCGCTTAAGAAAGAATTCTGGAGCAATGTGCGCATACCTGGTGGCATCCACGAAATGAATCCTGAACTCGATAAGGCCAATCGTGTAGCCGATTTTATTGAATTGGGAGAATTAATGTGCAAAGATGCATTAGAGCGTAAAGAAAGTTGTGGTGGTCACTTCCGCGAAGAGAGCCAGACAGAAGATGGAGAAGCATTGCGTAATGACGAAGCATTCATGCACGTGGCTGCGTGGAAATACAACGGCGAAAGTAACTGGGAGCTGGTGAAAGAGCCGCTTGATTACGAGGTGATCAAGCCGTCTCAGAGAAACTATAAGTAA
- a CDS encoding succinate dehydrogenase cytochrome b subunit, with protein sequence MNWSQLFTSSVGKKITMALSGLFLVAFLLVHAGLNACIWANDGGVMFNVAAHFMGANVVPRVLEIGLFVFFLLHIIQGLALEIQNRSKRKVGYAIPMGNRGSKWYSRAMGILGSIILIFLVIHLIDFWIPSRFGGLGQMYIDMSTHQIVDAGTPGAKEFHDLYGEMLYKFTSYPWISVVYILGVIALFWHLVHGIQSAFRTFGVTNHKYINILTVVGWSFAIIVCGAFILMPISFLAGWIS encoded by the coding sequence ATGAACTGGTCTCAACTATTTACGTCGAGTGTAGGAAAGAAAATAACGATGGCGCTCTCCGGTCTTTTCCTGGTAGCTTTTTTACTGGTTCATGCCGGTTTGAATGCTTGTATCTGGGCAAACGACGGAGGTGTAATGTTTAATGTAGCAGCACATTTCATGGGTGCCAATGTAGTGCCCCGGGTATTAGAGATCGGTTTGTTTGTGTTTTTCTTATTGCATATTATCCAGGGTTTGGCGTTAGAGATACAAAATCGCAGCAAACGTAAGGTTGGATATGCTATTCCGATGGGTAACCGGGGAAGCAAATGGTATAGCCGCGCCATGGGTATTTTAGGTTCTATCATCCTTATTTTTCTGGTAATACACCTGATCGATTTCTGGATTCCATCACGTTTCGGCGGTTTGGGGCAGATGTATATTGATATGTCAACCCACCAGATCGTTGACGCGGGCACTCCGGGCGCTAAAGAATTTCATGATTTGTATGGAGAAATGTTATACAAGTTTACCAGTTACCCCTGGATTTCTGTTGTATACATTTTAGGTGTTATTGCTTTGTTCTGGCACCTGGTGCATGGTATCCAGAGCGCATTTCGTACGTTTGGAGTAACTAATCACAAATACATCAATATATTGACCGTGGTAGGCTGGAGCTTTGCTATCATCGTTTGTGGTGCGTTTATTTTAATGCCTATCAGCTTCCTGGCCGGCTGGATCAGTTAA
- a CDS encoding GntR family transcriptional regulator has translation MNTIFKNGRMTFDVQLDIDVDTSSKLFLYLQVKQVIKQAIVSGQIEKGIRLPSAREIGKTNVVSLATVERAYRDLRREGIVEKRKGDGYFVSERVGMN, from the coding sequence ATGAATACGATTTTTAAAAACGGAAGAATGACATTTGATGTTCAATTGGATATTGACGTCGACACCTCATCCAAACTATTCCTGTATTTGCAGGTAAAACAGGTAATCAAACAAGCTATTGTCAGCGGACAAATAGAAAAGGGCATACGCCTCCCCTCCGCCCGTGAAATTGGTAAAACCAATGTGGTTTCCCTGGCAACGGTAGAGCGGGCTTACCGCGACCTGAGGCGTGAAGGTATTGTTGAAAAAAGAAAGGGCGACGGGTATTTTGTCTCTGAAAGAGTAGGTATGAATTAA
- a CDS encoding succinate dehydrogenase/fumarate reductase iron-sulfur subunit — MEHYNMNLTLKVWKQKDGKSKGGFETYQVKNISSEMSFLEMFDVLNEQLIHEGKEPIAFDHDCREGICGMCSMYINGRPHGPWQGTTTCQLHMRAFKDGDTIVVEPWRANAFPVVKDLVVDRSSFDRIIQAGGYVSVNTGVTVDGNAIPINKDNADKAFAAAACIGCGACVAACKNSSALLFLSAKTSHLALLPQGQTERNKRSLAMVAQMDKEGFGSCTNTGACEAVCPKEIEITNIARLNRDFTAAGLAADVKG, encoded by the coding sequence ATGGAACATTACAATATGAACCTCACTTTAAAAGTGTGGAAACAAAAAGACGGGAAAAGTAAAGGTGGTTTTGAAACTTACCAGGTAAAGAATATTTCCTCTGAAATGTCTTTTTTGGAAATGTTTGACGTCTTAAATGAGCAATTGATACACGAAGGAAAAGAGCCTATCGCATTTGACCATGATTGTCGCGAAGGTATTTGTGGTATGTGCTCTATGTATATTAATGGTCGTCCGCATGGTCCATGGCAAGGTACCACTACCTGCCAGCTGCACATGCGTGCATTTAAAGATGGCGATACTATTGTGGTGGAGCCATGGAGAGCCAATGCCTTCCCGGTTGTAAAAGACCTGGTGGTAGACCGTTCTTCTTTTGATCGCATTATTCAGGCAGGTGGCTATGTCTCTGTAAATACTGGTGTAACTGTGGATGGTAATGCTATTCCTATTAACAAGGATAATGCAGATAAAGCGTTTGCAGCAGCGGCCTGTATTGGCTGTGGCGCTTGTGTAGCCGCTTGTAAAAACTCTTCAGCCTTATTATTCCTTTCGGCAAAAACTTCTCACCTGGCTTTATTACCGCAGGGACAGACAGAAAGAAATAAACGATCGCTGGCAATGGTGGCTCAAATGGATAAAGAAGGTTTTGGTAGCTGTACTAATACAGGTGCCTGCGAAGCCGTTTGTCCAAAAGAAATTGAGATCACAAATATCGCGCGTTTAAACAGGGACTTTACCGCTGCAGGATTAGCAGCGGATGTTAAAGGCTGA